A genomic segment from Cyprinus carpio isolate SPL01 chromosome A4, ASM1834038v1, whole genome shotgun sequence encodes:
- the LOC109061676 gene encoding guanine nucleotide-binding protein G(i) subunit alpha-1-like, with the protein MGCTLSTEDKAAVERSKMIDRNLRDDGEKAAREVKLLLLGAGESGKSTIVKQMKIIHEAGYSEEECKQYKAVVYSNTIQSIIAIIRAMGRLKIDFGDAARADDARQLFVLAGSAEEGFMTAELAGVIKRLWKDQGVHVCFSRSREYQLNDSAAYYLNDLDRISQATYIPTQQDVLRTRVKTTGIVETHFTFKDLHFKMFDVGGQRSERKKWIHCFEGVTAIIFCVALSDYDLVLAEDEEMNRMHESMKLFDSICNNKWFTDTSIILFLNKKDLFEEKIKKSPLTICYPEYAGSNTYEEAAAYIQCQFEDLNKRKDTKEIYTHFTCATDTKNVQFVFDAVTDVIIKNNLKDCGLF; encoded by the exons ATGGGCTGCACGTTAAGCACGGAGGACAAGGCGGCGGTGGAGAGGAGTAAAATGATCGACAGAAACCTGAGAGATGACGGAGAGAAAGCGGCCAGAGAGGTCAAACTCCTGCTGCTCG GTGCTGGGGAGTCTGGGAAGAGTACAATAGTCAAACAAATGAA AATCATCCACGAGGCAGGCTACTCGGAGGAGGAGTGCAAACAGTACAAAGCTGTCGTCTACAGCAACACTATTCAGTCTATCATCGCCATCATTCGTGCCATGGGGCGACTTAAGATCGATTTCGGAGACGCAGCACGAGCG GATGATGCGAGGCAGTTGTTTGTGTTGGCGGGCAGCGCTGAGGAGGGTTTCATGACAGCAGAGCTGGCTGGAGTGATAAAGCGTTTGTGGAAGGACCAAGGAGTGCATGTCTGTTTCAGTCGATCCAGAGAGTACCAGCTCAACGATTCAGCAGCATA CTACCTGAATGATTTAGACAGAATATCGCAGGCCACCTATATACCCACTCAACAGGATGTGCTGAGGACTCGAGTCAAAACCACAGGAATTGTTGAGACACACTTCACTTTCAAAGACCTCCACTTCAA GATGTTTGATGTtgggggtcaaaggtcagagagaaaaaaatggatCCACTGTTTTGAAGGTGTAACTGCCATCATCTTCTGCGTGGCACTGAGCGATTATGACCTGGTGCTGGCCGAAGATGAAGAGATG AACCGAATGCATGAGAGCATGAAGCTGTTCGACAGCATCTGCAACAACAAGTGGTTCACAGACACCTCTATCATCCTGTTCCTCAATAAGAAGGATCTGTTTGAGGAGAAAATCAAGAAGAGCCCGCTCACCATCTGCTATCCAGAATACGCAG GGTCAAATACATATGAAGAGGCTGCCGCCTACATTCAGTGTCAGTTTGAAGATCTGAATAAGCGGAAAGATACCAAGGAGATCTACACTCACTTCACCTGCGCCACCGACACCAAGAACGTGCAATTTGTCTTTGACGCAGTGACCGATGTCATCATCAAGAACAACCTGAAGGACTGTGGACTCTTCTAG